The region CGACCTGGCCGCGGAAGCGGTCCTGGCCCGGGAGCTCGGGCGTGTAGCCCCGGTCGTAGTCGTAGTAGCCACTGCACGACCAGAGGAAGTCCGCGGTCATGGTGCGTTCCTCGCCGTCGACCTGCGAGGTCACGGTCCAGCGGGCGGTCTGGGAGTCCCAGTCGCACGACGTGACGTGGTGGCCGTAGCGGACGTGCCGGTCGACGCCGTACTCCCGCGCGGTGTCGCGGAGGTAGTCGAGGATCGACGCGCCGTCGGCCAGCGCGGTGTCGCCGCGCCACGGCCGGAAGCGGTAGCCGAGCGTGTGCATGTCGGAGTCCGACCGGACGCCGGGGTAGCGGAACAGGTCCCACGTGCCGCCGCTCGCGGCGCGGCGCTCGAGGAGGGCGTACGACGTCCCCGGCAGGTCCTTGACCAGGTGTGCCGCCGCGCCGATGCCCGACAGCCCGGCCCCGATGATCAGGACGTCGACGTGCTCGCTCATCCGTCCAGCGTAGGTCAGGTCAGCGCGAATTGTAACTATGAGTTACACCTCAGCGGGCCGGCTCGAGTCACCGGATATCCGGTGACCGCCCCGGTTGTCGGCCTGGATCTGGGTGCCGAACCGGGAGACTCGGGTGCAAAGGTCGGCCGGCGGGCCTTTCAGCGGGCGTAGAGCTCCACGAACCGCGCGAGCAACCGGACCGGCTCCGTCACCAGCGCCTCCCGGGCGTCGGCCTTGAGCTGCTCCTGCTCGTGCGGCTCGTAGTAGCCGTGCGCGCTGTAGGCGTCGATCCGGTCGCAGATCGCGATCGCGTCGAGCTCGGGGTGGAACTGCGTGGCATAGACGTTGAGCCCGATCCGGAAGGCGTGCACCGGGCAGGTGTCGGTCGAGGCGAGCAGCACCGCACCCTCGGGGAGCCGGGAGACCGCCTCCTTGTGGCCGAGGTAGGCCAGGAACTCGGCGGGCATCGGCCCGAAGAGCGGGTCCGCCCGCCCCGCGTCGGTGAGCCTCACAGGCAGCGCGCAGATCGGCTCGCCCCAGGTCCGGTCGACCGTGCCGCCGCCGAGGCCGCCGAGCACCCCGATGCCGTAGCAGGCGCCGAGGAAGGGGAAGTCCGCCTCGACGGCGCGCACCGCGAGGTCGTGGAGGTCGGACTCGGCCTGCCGCTGCGCGGGCGACTTGGCCTCCTCGGGGTCGGACGTGTTGAACGGCCCGCCACCGAGGATGACGCCGGACCAGTCGTCCAGGTCGACCGGTCCGAGCGGCGCCTGCTCGAGGCGGACCCGGACCAGCTCGTCCGGTCGCAGGCCGCACCCGGCCAGCACGGCGTCGTACTCCTGCTGCGCGACGTCGTCCTCCGCGCGCGTGCCGAGGAAGAGGAAGGGCCTCAAGCCTGCACCGCC is a window of Nocardioides oleivorans DNA encoding:
- a CDS encoding glutamine amidotransferase; this translates as MRPFLFLGTRAEDDVAQQEYDAVLAGCGLRPDELVRVRLEQAPLGPVDLDDWSGVILGGGPFNTSDPEEAKSPAQRQAESDLHDLAVRAVEADFPFLGACYGIGVLGGLGGGTVDRTWGEPICALPVRLTDAGRADPLFGPMPAEFLAYLGHKEAVSRLPEGAVLLASTDTCPVHAFRIGLNVYATQFHPELDAIAICDRIDAYSAHGYYEPHEQEQLKADAREALVTEPVRLLARFVELYAR